In a genomic window of Quercus lobata isolate SW786 chromosome 4, ValleyOak3.0 Primary Assembly, whole genome shotgun sequence:
- the LOC115984527 gene encoding disease resistance protein RPP2B-like isoform X1 translates to MKSLSELYMDVTAIKKLAPSSIKYLTALTLFDLSYCGNLKFLPCNMDNLRSLEKLIISGCLRLKLLPRLPSTIRYIDARYCYSLEPSPALVKLSSLLQPYSQWFPYNESSGGVAFTILYRFLQGLLCQKTVNETSTKRKEDEGESITEFQIIIHGFDIPSWLTHQSVGNSISIELPSNWCNCKWMGFAICASASASASASKPIRIGIRARVIALGDTPQNNYVSKLLFGMMPCEDNIWLLYLSRDNWFATVGNGECSQIKVIFETDDSALHVWECGVNLLYEQDVDEFNQTNAQCLIEKLRRD, encoded by the exons ATGAAAAGCCTATCAGAACTCTATATGGATGTGACTGCTATTAAGAAACTAGCACCCTCATCGATCAAGTATTTGACTGCTCTTACTTTATTTGATCTAAGTTACTGTGGAAATCTCAAATTTCTTCCATGCAACATGGATAATTTGAGGTCTCTTGAAAAACTCATTATTTCCGGATGCTTAAGACTAAAACTGTTGCCAAGGCTTCCATCAACTATAAGATATATAGATGCTCGATATTGTTATTCTCTAGAGCCATCACCAGCACTAGTCAAACTTAGTAGCTTGTTACAACCTTACTCCCAGTGGTTTCCATACAATGAGAGCAGTGGTGGAGTGGCATTTACAATATTATACCGTTTCCTACAG GGACTCCTTTGTCAAAAAACTGTTAATGAAACTTCTACCAAAAGGAAAGAGGATGAGGGTGAATCTATAACtgaatttcaaataattattcacGGATTTGACATTCCGTCTTGGTTAACTCATCAAAGTGTGGGGAATTCAATAAGCATAGAGCTGCCTTCAAATTGGTGTAATTGTAAATGGATGGGATTTGCCATCTGTgcatcagcatcagcatcagcatcagctAGTAAACCGATAAGAATTGGCATTAGAGCTCGTGTGATAGCCCTTGGTGATACGCCTCAGAATAACTATGTCTCTAAACTTTTGTTTGGGATGATGCCTTGTGAGGACAACATTTGGCTACTGTATTTGTCTCGTGATAATTGGTTTGCTACTGTTGGGAATGGTGAATGCAGTCAAATTAAGGTAATATTTGAGACCGATGACTCTGCCCTTCATGTATGGGAATGTGGGGTCAATTTGTTATACGAGCAAGATGTAGACGAGTTCAACCAAACCAATGCACAATGTTTGATTGAGAAGTTGAGAAGGGATTAA
- the LOC115984527 gene encoding dnaJ homolog subfamily C member 14-like isoform X2, translating into MKRIFNCVDHYEALGFPCHKTIDAKILSQEYRKKAMLVHPDNNMGCSQASESFKKLQCAYEGNQDYHSEELRRIQCTKCGLSHIRVCTSRSKAKARWCQDCCQYHQAKDGELEMDGLNTEARWYLNVLKRWKYHVLLSVLRAKSLMYQNGLSVREWLVGPTLISPASM; encoded by the exons atgaaaagaatatttaaTTGCGTGGATCATTATGAAGCACTGGGATTCCCTTGCCACAAGACAATAGATGCAAAGATTTTGAGTCAGGAATACCGGAAGAAG GCTATGCTTGTGCATCCTGACAACAATATGGGATGTTCACAGGCAAGCGAATCCTTTAAGAAACTCCAATGTGCATATGAG GGTAATCAGGACTATCACTCTGAAGAGTTGAGACGTATACAGTGCACCAAGTGTGGCCTTTCACATATACGGGTATGCACCAGTAGGAGCAAGGCTAAGGCAAGATGGTGTCAG GATTGCTGTCAGTATCATCAAGCCAAGGATGGAGAATTGGAGATGGATGGGTTGAATACGGAGGCTCGCTGGTATTTGAATGTCCTCAAAAG GTGGAAATACCACGTGCTTTTGTCTGTGCTGAGAGCAAAATCTTTGATGTATCAGAATGGGCTATCTGTCAG GGAATGGCTTGTAGGCCCAACACTCATCAGCCCAGCTTCCATGTAA
- the LOC115984527 gene encoding dnaJ homolog subfamily C member 14-like isoform X3 encodes MKRIFNCVDHYEALGFPCHKTIDAKILSQEYRKKAMLVHPDNNMGCSQASESFKKLQCAYEGNQDYHSEELRRIQCTKCGLSHIRVCTSRSKAKARWCQDCCQYHQAKDGELEMDGLNTEARWYLNVLKREWLVGPTLISPASM; translated from the exons atgaaaagaatatttaaTTGCGTGGATCATTATGAAGCACTGGGATTCCCTTGCCACAAGACAATAGATGCAAAGATTTTGAGTCAGGAATACCGGAAGAAG GCTATGCTTGTGCATCCTGACAACAATATGGGATGTTCACAGGCAAGCGAATCCTTTAAGAAACTCCAATGTGCATATGAG GGTAATCAGGACTATCACTCTGAAGAGTTGAGACGTATACAGTGCACCAAGTGTGGCCTTTCACATATACGGGTATGCACCAGTAGGAGCAAGGCTAAGGCAAGATGGTGTCAG GATTGCTGTCAGTATCATCAAGCCAAGGATGGAGAATTGGAGATGGATGGGTTGAATACGGAGGCTCGCTGGTATTTGAATGTCCTCAAAAG GGAATGGCTTGTAGGCCCAACACTCATCAGCCCAGCTTCCATGTAA